The Pseudomonas sp. G2-4 genome window below encodes:
- a CDS encoding nuclear transport factor 2 family protein gives MSNPVSSLAPAIAGYIAAANARDSSAVTRFFAEDANVFDEGLHRAGTQAIAQWMEDTARRFQPRVEVLNVQQRTGKVLVQNLISGTFPGSPLELRYTFRLDEQGKISRLDISI, from the coding sequence ATGTCCAATCCCGTCTCTTCCCTGGCCCCAGCCATCGCCGGCTACATTGCAGCCGCCAATGCCCGTGACAGTTCGGCGGTGACGCGTTTCTTCGCCGAGGACGCCAACGTGTTCGATGAAGGCCTGCATCGGGCCGGCACCCAGGCCATCGCCCAGTGGATGGAAGACACTGCCCGGCGTTTTCAGCCACGGGTGGAAGTGCTCAACGTGCAACAACGCACTGGCAAGGTGTTGGTGCAGAACCTGATTTCCGGGACCTTCCCCGGCAGCCCGCTGGAGTTGCGCTATACTTTCCGGCTCGATGAGCAGGGGAAGATCAGTCGGTTGGATATCTCGATTTAG
- a CDS encoding aldehyde dehydrogenase family protein yields the protein MSDIALLPQVEAFLSRHHALFIDGRYVESQSGQTLDVVNPATGQVIAQVSDASSSDIDAAVESARRGFKQWSQAAPAVRGHVLLKLADLLEHNREELAQIETCQSGKIIHISRAFEVDQAAHFLRYYAGWATKIGGETITPSLPSFAGERYTAFTLREPVGVVVGIVPWNFSTMIAIWKLASALVTGCSIIIKPSEFTPLTILRIAELAMEAGLPAGALNVVTGGGHVGKGLIEHPGTNKVSFTGSVATGIAVGQGAMGAGLTRATLELGGKNAAGFLRDVDPDVAVNGIIEAGFLHSGQICAAAERFFVHRSQLEPIMDKLAQRLDKLHIGSPLDERTEFGPVTNRQHQQKLGEFFAKARAQNNTIVHGGKLIDGPGCYVEPTIILANRRDDTLLNEETFGPIATFFPYDTEDELLELMNDTPYGLSASLWTNDLGKALRMVPAIEAGTVWVNMHTLLDPAVPFGGSKSSGIGREFGSAFIDDYTELKSVMIRY from the coding sequence ATGAGCGATATTGCCCTGCTGCCTCAGGTCGAAGCCTTTCTCAGTCGACACCACGCGCTGTTCATCGATGGCCGCTACGTCGAAAGCCAAAGCGGCCAGACCCTGGACGTCGTCAACCCCGCCACCGGCCAGGTCATCGCCCAGGTCAGCGACGCGTCTTCCAGTGATATCGATGCAGCGGTGGAGTCGGCCCGGCGCGGCTTCAAGCAATGGTCCCAAGCGGCGCCGGCGGTCCGGGGGCATGTGTTGCTCAAGTTGGCGGACCTGTTGGAGCACAACCGCGAAGAGCTGGCGCAGATCGAAACCTGCCAATCGGGGAAGATCATCCATATCTCCCGCGCCTTTGAGGTCGACCAGGCTGCGCATTTCCTGCGTTATTACGCCGGTTGGGCGACCAAGATCGGCGGCGAGACAATCACCCCGTCGCTGCCCTCCTTTGCCGGTGAGCGCTACACCGCATTCACCCTGCGCGAACCGGTCGGGGTGGTGGTCGGCATTGTGCCGTGGAATTTTTCCACCATGATCGCCATCTGGAAACTCGCGTCCGCGCTGGTGACCGGCTGCAGCATCATCATCAAACCCAGCGAGTTCACCCCGCTGACGATCCTGCGCATCGCTGAACTGGCCATGGAGGCCGGGCTGCCGGCGGGTGCCCTGAACGTGGTAACCGGTGGCGGCCACGTGGGCAAAGGCTTGATCGAGCATCCGGGCACCAACAAGGTGTCGTTCACCGGTTCCGTGGCCACCGGTATCGCCGTCGGCCAGGGCGCCATGGGCGCCGGGCTGACCCGTGCCACCCTGGAGCTTGGCGGCAAGAATGCGGCGGGATTCCTGCGGGACGTGGATCCGGACGTGGCGGTGAACGGCATCATCGAAGCGGGTTTCCTGCACTCGGGGCAAATCTGTGCGGCGGCCGAGCGGTTCTTTGTCCATCGCTCGCAACTTGAACCGATCATGGACAAACTGGCCCAACGCCTGGACAAGCTCCACATCGGCTCGCCGCTGGACGAACGCACCGAGTTCGGCCCCGTCACCAACCGCCAGCACCAACAGAAACTCGGGGAATTCTTCGCCAAGGCCCGGGCGCAAAACAACACCATCGTCCACGGCGGCAAACTGATCGATGGCCCGGGCTGTTACGTCGAACCCACCATCATCCTCGCCAACCGCCGCGACGACACGCTGCTCAACGAAGAAACCTTCGGCCCGATTGCCACGTTCTTCCCTTACGACACAGAGGACGAGTTACTGGAATTGATGAACGACACGCCGTACGGCCTGAGCGCCAGCCTTTGGACCAACGACCTCGGCAAAGCCCTGCGCATGGTGCCCGCCATCGAAGCCGGTACCGTCTGGGTGAACATGCACACCCTGCTCGATCCGGCGGTACCCTTTGGCGGCAGCAAGTCTTCAGGGATAGGCCGGGAATTTGGCAGTGCGTTTATCGACGACTACACCGAACTGAAATCGGTGATGATTCGTTACTGA
- a CDS encoding autotransporter outer membrane beta-barrel domain-containing protein: MKTSFRPQEITTTFCSVSTSLLLLSSMEVQAWPAEETAQPWYGRTPSDSLNGTFIGNDAPSNKSPALFTLRNDSGHTQRMGLISGHNQVISTDGGMLVTPAMAEQGKDALNLQGRSLGAYWSLTGPAGWHVDLSASGGRVNGYSRTEQGQRQAAEGNAVTLSVEGGFPIGISTHWVVEPQAQLINQRVTLDSPTADSGTGNELSSWSGRVGARLKGSYQINGLGVEPYVRTNLWHTVQSTGTLTLDKVDKISSSRKSSTVEVGLGLVARVTPVVSLYVSADYSSDVDDNDLNGIITSMGVRMRW, from the coding sequence ATGAAAACCTCCTTCCGCCCACAAGAGATCACCACCACCTTCTGCAGCGTCTCGACGTCGTTGCTGTTGCTTTCGTCCATGGAGGTGCAGGCCTGGCCTGCCGAGGAAACAGCGCAACCCTGGTACGGTCGAACCCCCTCCGACAGCCTGAACGGCACCTTCATCGGCAACGACGCCCCATCGAACAAGAGCCCCGCCCTGTTCACGCTGCGCAACGACAGCGGGCACACCCAACGCATGGGCTTGATCAGTGGACACAACCAAGTCATCTCCACGGACGGGGGCATGCTGGTCACACCCGCCATGGCCGAACAGGGAAAAGACGCGTTGAACCTGCAAGGCCGCAGCCTGGGTGCCTACTGGAGCCTGACTGGACCTGCCGGCTGGCATGTCGACCTGAGTGCCAGCGGCGGTCGGGTCAACGGCTACAGCCGTACCGAACAAGGCCAGCGCCAGGCGGCCGAAGGCAACGCTGTGACACTGTCGGTCGAAGGTGGTTTTCCTATCGGTATCAGCACCCACTGGGTGGTCGAACCCCAGGCGCAATTGATCAACCAGCGCGTCACCCTCGACTCACCGACCGCTGACAGCGGCACCGGCAATGAGCTGAGCAGCTGGAGCGGTCGCGTTGGCGCACGGCTCAAAGGCAGTTACCAGATCAACGGCCTGGGTGTGGAACCTTACGTGCGTACCAACCTGTGGCACACGGTCCAGAGCACCGGCACCTTGACCCTGGACAAGGTCGACAAGATCAGCAGCAGCCGAAAATCCTCCACCGTCGAAGTAGGACTGGGCCTGGTGGCTCGGGTCACGCCGGTGGTGAGCCTGTATGTCAGTGCCGATTACAGCAGCGATGTCGACGACAATGACCTGAACGGCATCATTACCAGCATGGGTGTGCGGATGCGTTGGTAA
- the zapE gene encoding cell division protein ZapE, translated as MTFDSPLSAWQHAIEHHGFVQDEAQELAIMALEQCHQALHDGRKSIKGVYLWGPVGRGKTWLMDRFYESLKVPARRQHFHHFMAWVHQRSFQLTGTPDPLHALARELSREVRVLCFDELFVSDIGDAIILGRLFQVMFEQGMVVVSTSNLPPEELYANGHNRERFIPTITAIKQHMQVVPVNGWQDHRQHPGTLQQRYWLREAGKPDPLSDVFGQLTTGQTLSGEPIEVGHRLIAPVQASEKVLWSRYPDLCEQPFSALDFMALCDRFKFILLSDVPNLSAEQREGRIARGTEDGVERVVAGDRELPQLSVHDDGVRRFIALVDECYDRKVPLYLSAQVPMDELYTEGYLQFPFRRTLSRLQEMQLQRFGQPN; from the coding sequence ATGACTTTCGACTCTCCCTTGAGTGCCTGGCAGCATGCCATCGAACACCACGGCTTCGTTCAGGACGAAGCCCAGGAGTTGGCCATCATGGCCCTGGAGCAATGCCACCAGGCGTTGCACGACGGCCGCAAGTCGATCAAGGGCGTTTACCTCTGGGGCCCGGTCGGGCGCGGCAAGACCTGGCTGATGGACCGTTTCTATGAAAGCCTCAAGGTCCCGGCCCGCCGCCAGCACTTTCATCATTTCATGGCCTGGGTGCACCAGCGCTCGTTCCAGCTCACCGGCACGCCGGACCCTTTGCACGCCTTGGCCCGCGAGTTGAGTCGAGAGGTACGGGTACTGTGTTTCGACGAATTGTTTGTCAGTGACATTGGCGATGCCATCATCCTCGGTCGTCTGTTCCAGGTGATGTTCGAGCAAGGCATGGTGGTGGTGAGCACCTCCAACCTGCCGCCGGAGGAGCTCTACGCCAACGGCCATAACCGTGAGCGCTTCATCCCGACCATCACCGCGATCAAGCAGCACATGCAGGTTGTGCCGGTCAATGGATGGCAAGACCATCGCCAGCACCCGGGCACGTTGCAGCAGCGTTACTGGCTGCGTGAAGCCGGGAAGCCCGATCCGTTGAGCGATGTCTTCGGTCAGTTGACAACAGGACAGACGCTGAGCGGCGAGCCGATCGAAGTCGGTCATCGACTGATTGCACCGGTCCAGGCCAGTGAAAAGGTGCTCTGGAGCCGTTATCCGGATTTATGCGAGCAACCGTTCTCGGCCCTGGATTTCATGGCCCTGTGCGACCGCTTCAAGTTCATCCTGCTCAGTGATGTGCCCAACCTGAGCGCCGAGCAGCGCGAAGGGCGCATTGCCCGTGGTACGGAAGACGGCGTCGAGCGGGTTGTGGCGGGGGATCGCGAGCTGCCGCAACTGTCTGTTCACGACGACGGTGTACGGCGTTTCATCGCCCTGGTCGACGAATGCTATGACCGCAAGGTGCCGCTGTACCTGTCGGCTCAGGTGCCGATGGATGAGTTGTACACCGAGGGCTATCTGCAATTTCCGTTTCGCCGTACTCTCAGTCGCCTCCAGGAAATGCAGCTGCAACGTTTTGGTCAGCCCAACTGA
- a CDS encoding GNAT family N-acetyltransferase has product MEEAKDILVLQASYTNPVHAEAICHVLNGYAEDPMGGGHSLPAEVLLHLPEELAKRPHAFSVLAFVNGEPAGLVNCFEGFSTFACRPLVNIHDVAVMEAFRGLGLSQKMLQKVEDIARQRGCCKITLEVLEGNAVAQGSYAKFGFAAGMFDPAHGRMLFWTKPL; this is encoded by the coding sequence ATGGAAGAAGCCAAGGACATCCTTGTACTGCAAGCCAGCTACACCAATCCGGTCCATGCTGAAGCGATCTGTCATGTGCTCAATGGTTATGCGGAGGACCCGATGGGGGGTGGCCATTCGCTGCCGGCCGAGGTGCTGCTGCATCTGCCCGAGGAACTGGCCAAGCGTCCCCATGCGTTCAGCGTGCTGGCGTTCGTCAATGGCGAACCGGCGGGGCTGGTCAATTGTTTCGAGGGTTTTTCAACCTTTGCCTGCCGACCACTGGTCAATATCCACGACGTGGCGGTGATGGAGGCTTTCCGCGGGCTCGGGCTGAGCCAGAAGATGCTGCAAAAGGTCGAGGACATCGCCCGCCAGCGCGGTTGCTGCAAAATCACCCTGGAGGTGCTTGAAGGCAATGCCGTGGCCCAGGGCAGTTATGCCAAGTTCGGTTTTGCCGCCGGCATGTTCGACCCGGCCCACGGACGTATGCTGTTTTGGACGAAGCCCCTGTAA
- a CDS encoding Lrp/AsnC family transcriptional regulator, producing MTDDIDQILISALMEDSRRSLKALANLSGLSSPSVAERLRRLEERGVLRGYTVEVDPKCFGYQLQAIVRIRPLPGQLQEVERQIQAIAEFTECDKVTGDDCFIARLHVRSMEQLDTLLDKLNVLAETNTAIVKKTPVKRRLPPMA from the coding sequence ATGACTGACGATATTGACCAGATCCTCATCAGCGCCCTGATGGAAGACTCCCGGCGTTCCCTCAAAGCCCTGGCCAACCTGAGCGGCCTGTCCTCCCCCAGCGTTGCCGAACGACTTCGCCGGCTCGAAGAGCGTGGCGTGCTCAGGGGCTACACCGTCGAGGTGGACCCGAAGTGCTTCGGCTATCAACTCCAGGCCATTGTGCGTATCCGCCCGTTACCGGGACAGTTGCAGGAAGTCGAACGGCAGATCCAAGCCATCGCCGAGTTTACCGAGTGCGACAAGGTGACCGGCGATGACTGCTTCATCGCCCGGTTGCACGTGCGTTCGATGGAACAGCTGGACACGCTCTTGGACAAGCTCAATGTCCTGGCCGAAACCAACACCGCGATCGTCAAGAAGACGCCGGTCAAACGGCGATTGCCGCCGATGGCGTGA
- a CDS encoding DMT family transporter: MDKTLRRGSLEMTAAMLISGTIGWFVLVSGQPVLDVVFWRCVFGAATLLLICAGFGFLRRDILTRTTFLLAVLSGVAIVGNWVLLFASYSRASIAIGTAVYNVQPFMLVGLAALFLGEKITAQKLFWLAVSFLGMLAIVSAHGEQGQGGDDYLVGIALALGAALLYAIAALIIKRLTGTPPHLIALIQVSTGVLLLAPWANFSALPQHAEAWASLLTLGMVHTGVMYVLLYSAIQRLPTALTGALSFIYPIAAIFVDWFAFGHRLEPLQWLGVAAILLAAAGMQQGWGIKVRRAALP, translated from the coding sequence ATGGACAAGACCTTACGCCGCGGTTCGCTCGAAATGACGGCCGCCATGCTGATTTCCGGAACCATAGGTTGGTTCGTGCTGGTCTCGGGCCAGCCGGTGCTGGATGTGGTGTTCTGGCGTTGCGTCTTCGGTGCCGCCACCTTGCTGCTGATTTGCGCCGGGTTCGGATTTTTGCGGCGAGACATTCTGACGCGCACCACCTTCTTGTTGGCGGTGCTCAGTGGTGTGGCGATCGTGGGCAACTGGGTATTGTTGTTCGCCTCTTACTCCCGCGCTTCGATTGCCATCGGTACGGCGGTGTACAACGTTCAACCATTCATGTTGGTAGGGCTGGCGGCGTTGTTCCTGGGAGAAAAAATCACCGCGCAAAAACTGTTCTGGCTGGCGGTGTCGTTTCTCGGCATGCTGGCAATTGTCAGCGCCCACGGAGAGCAAGGGCAGGGTGGTGACGACTATCTGGTGGGCATTGCCTTGGCGTTGGGCGCGGCGTTGCTGTATGCCATCGCGGCGTTGATCATCAAGCGCTTGACCGGCACACCGCCGCATTTGATCGCACTGATTCAGGTCAGTACCGGCGTCTTGCTGTTGGCGCCTTGGGCAAACTTCTCGGCGTTGCCGCAACACGCCGAGGCCTGGGCCAGCCTGCTGACCCTGGGAATGGTGCACACCGGCGTGATGTACGTGTTGTTGTACAGCGCGATCCAACGATTGCCGACCGCGTTGACCGGTGCACTGTCGTTCATTTATCCGATTGCGGCGATCTTTGTCGACTGGTTCGCCTTCGGCCATCGCCTCGAGCCGCTGCAATGGCTGGGCGTGGCGGCGATCCTGCTGGCGGCTGCCGGCATGCAACAGGGCTGGGGCATCAAGGTGCGCCGCGCAGCCCTGCCGTAA
- a CDS encoding autotransporter outer membrane beta-barrel domain-containing protein encodes MSLREHGFNRLFNALWVAVPLLLPAPSAMAACTLTPTIGNDAYVCDSGNSPGLTDLLGDNQLTMPANGSGVIQGDVTFGAGIDKIQIDANGVIQGDVQQGSGIDDFIMRGGSIQSLAQGDGLDTFLMTGGTIVGAFEDGDDATMTGGTIGRVDMKLDDNIFRMSGGQIIGNLVTGFGQDTIILSAGRIGGNVSVSGGNDSITVSGGEIVGEVRTSFGDDQFQWSGGLIRSAVLMGEGNDTALLSNLDETVLATTPSLDGGLGQDTLTFEASTPGTGARYINWETVDLTQGSRLDLTDTLVLGDSATATGVLNIDTSSVLTSTQGSVNPFTAGQRVTLNNNGTIDLSLDNTRTNDTLTVQGNYVGTNGQLRLQTALGADDSPSDRLVVNGGTLTGSTAIAITNLGGAGALTTQNGIEVVQAQGGAVSDSGAFSLAQAVSAGAFDYRLFKGGVSGNENSWYLRSTVVAGPVAPPNPTLPPLPVPAPGAAPIPLYRPEVPTWSVLPPAAAQLTLMALGTFHDRQGDQRLLTENGAFGAGWGRVYGKDLDQTWAGTVTPRFDGSIKGFQVGNDLYGSTLSGGQTQRIGCFVGHTELNGNVDGFNLGFEGRRAGKIELDGDSYGLYWTLTDPTGGYVDAVVMGTRLDGDNRSERGVKIDNRGHALTLSAEAGYPFAVAADWVLEPQVQIIHQKVSLDTQDDGISRVEFDSDSSWTGRLGTRLKGRYQVSGTPVEPYLRANLWHTFSGTDTVTFDNAQRIETQQRASTADLGVGVIVSLAPTVSIYAGADYSNNLDSSQQRSVAGNLGVRVTW; translated from the coding sequence ATGAGCTTGCGCGAGCACGGATTCAATCGATTGTTCAACGCCCTATGGGTAGCGGTCCCCTTGCTGTTACCCGCCCCGTCCGCCATGGCGGCGTGCACACTGACGCCGACGATAGGCAATGACGCCTACGTCTGCGACAGCGGCAACAGTCCCGGGCTGACGGACCTTTTGGGCGATAACCAGCTCACGATGCCGGCCAATGGCAGCGGTGTCATCCAGGGTGACGTCACCTTTGGCGCCGGAATCGATAAGATCCAGATCGACGCCAACGGGGTGATTCAAGGTGACGTACAACAAGGCTCCGGCATTGACGACTTCATCATGCGTGGCGGCAGCATCCAGTCCCTGGCCCAAGGCGACGGCCTCGATACGTTCCTGATGACCGGCGGCACCATTGTCGGAGCGTTTGAAGACGGCGATGATGCCACCATGACCGGCGGCACCATCGGCCGGGTCGACATGAAACTCGATGACAACATCTTCAGAATGTCCGGCGGGCAGATTATCGGCAACCTGGTGACTGGTTTTGGCCAGGACACCATCATCCTTTCCGCCGGACGCATCGGCGGCAACGTGAGTGTCAGCGGCGGCAACGACAGCATTACCGTGAGCGGTGGCGAAATCGTCGGCGAAGTCCGTACCAGTTTCGGCGATGACCAGTTCCAGTGGAGCGGCGGCCTTATTCGCTCGGCTGTCTTGATGGGTGAAGGCAACGATACGGCGCTACTGAGCAACCTTGATGAAACCGTGCTCGCCACCACCCCTAGCCTCGATGGCGGATTGGGCCAGGACACATTGACCTTTGAGGCCAGTACCCCCGGCACTGGCGCCCGCTACATAAACTGGGAAACCGTCGACCTCACCCAAGGCTCACGCCTGGATCTGACTGACACGCTGGTACTGGGCGACAGCGCCACCGCCACGGGCGTACTCAATATCGACACCAGCAGCGTGCTGACGTCTACCCAGGGCAGCGTCAACCCGTTTACCGCAGGCCAACGGGTCACGCTCAACAACAACGGAACAATCGACCTCAGCCTCGACAACACCCGCACCAACGATACCCTCACCGTGCAGGGCAACTATGTCGGCACCAACGGCCAGTTGCGCCTGCAAACGGCACTCGGCGCGGACGACTCCCCCAGCGACCGGCTGGTGGTCAATGGCGGAACACTCACGGGCAGTACCGCCATCGCCATCACGAACCTGGGCGGCGCGGGGGCATTGACCACCCAAAACGGCATCGAAGTGGTCCAGGCCCAGGGCGGTGCGGTCAGCGACAGCGGTGCATTTTCACTGGCGCAGGCCGTGTCGGCCGGCGCATTCGATTACCGTTTGTTCAAGGGCGGCGTGAGCGGCAATGAAAACAGCTGGTACTTGCGTTCCACCGTGGTCGCAGGCCCGGTAGCGCCCCCCAACCCAACGTTGCCGCCCTTGCCGGTCCCGGCACCTGGCGCGGCGCCGATTCCCTTGTATCGCCCGGAAGTACCGACCTGGTCAGTATTGCCTCCGGCGGCGGCGCAACTGACCCTGATGGCTCTGGGCACGTTTCATGACCGTCAGGGTGACCAGCGCCTGCTTACGGAAAACGGGGCGTTCGGCGCGGGTTGGGGTCGGGTCTACGGCAAGGACCTGGATCAGACCTGGGCCGGCACCGTGACCCCGCGGTTCGACGGGTCCATCAAGGGCTTTCAGGTGGGCAACGACTTGTACGGCTCAACCCTTTCCGGGGGCCAGACCCAGCGCATCGGCTGCTTTGTCGGCCATACCGAATTGAACGGCAATGTCGATGGCTTCAACCTGGGCTTCGAAGGCCGGCGCGCCGGCAAGATCGAACTCGACGGCGACAGTTACGGGCTGTACTGGACCCTCACCGATCCCACCGGCGGCTACGTCGACGCGGTAGTCATGGGGACACGACTGGATGGCGACAACCGCTCCGAACGCGGGGTCAAAATCGATAATCGTGGGCATGCCTTGACCCTTTCGGCGGAGGCCGGCTATCCATTCGCCGTGGCCGCTGACTGGGTTCTCGAACCCCAGGTCCAGATCATTCACCAGAAGGTGTCCCTGGATACCCAGGACGATGGGATCTCCAGGGTTGAATTCGATTCCGACAGCAGTTGGACCGGCCGCCTCGGTACTCGCCTCAAGGGTCGCTATCAGGTCAGCGGCACGCCGGTGGAGCCGTACCTGCGCGCCAACCTCTGGCACACCTTTTCCGGCACTGACACGGTGACGTTCGACAACGCCCAACGGATCGAAACCCAACAGCGCGCCTCGACGGCCGACTTGGGCGTCGGCGTCATAGTGAGTCTGGCACCTACGGTCAGCATCTATGCGGGCGCGGACTACAGCAACAATCTCGACAGCAGTCAGCAACGCAGCGTGGCCGGCAATCTTGGCGTACGGGTCACTTGGTAG
- a CDS encoding endonuclease/exonuclease/phosphatase family protein produces the protein MTHDPDRRAVESVPLDPPTAVHRLRVLTVNTHKGFTALNRRFILPELREAVRSTGADLVFLQEVLGEHDRHASRYDNWPQTSQYEFLADSMWSDFAYGRNAVYPDGHHGNALLSKYPIRQFRNLDVSITGPERRGLLHCVLDVPGHAEVHGICVHLSLLESHRQLQLKLLCQLLESLPDDAPVIIAGDFNDWQLRGNLTLARRQYLHEVFEHHHGRPARTYPARFPLLRLDRIYLRNATSHAPQILGSKPWTHLSDHLPLSVEVHL, from the coding sequence GTGACTCACGATCCCGACCGGCGGGCCGTCGAATCAGTGCCATTGGACCCGCCCACGGCGGTCCACCGGCTTCGGGTTCTGACGGTCAACACGCATAAGGGGTTCACCGCCCTCAACCGTCGTTTCATCCTGCCTGAATTACGTGAAGCGGTACGCAGTACCGGCGCTGACCTGGTGTTCCTGCAAGAGGTGCTGGGCGAACACGACCGCCACGCATCGCGCTACGACAACTGGCCGCAGACGTCGCAGTACGAATTTCTCGCCGACAGCATGTGGAGCGACTTCGCCTACGGCCGCAACGCGGTATACCCCGACGGCCATCACGGCAATGCGTTACTGTCCAAATACCCGATCCGCCAGTTCCGCAACCTCGACGTTTCCATCACCGGTCCCGAGCGACGCGGGCTGCTCCATTGCGTGCTGGACGTGCCGGGCCACGCCGAAGTCCATGGGATCTGCGTACACCTGAGCCTGTTGGAAAGCCATCGTCAGCTACAGCTCAAACTGCTTTGCCAACTGCTTGAATCGCTGCCCGACGACGCCCCGGTGATCATCGCCGGGGACTTCAACGACTGGCAGCTGCGTGGCAACCTCACCCTGGCCCGTCGCCAATACCTGCACGAAGTCTTCGAACACCATCACGGCCGCCCCGCCCGGACCTATCCGGCCCGCTTCCCCCTGCTGCGCCTGGACCGCATTTACCTGCGCAACGCCACCAGCCACGCGCCGCAAATCCTGGGCAGCAAACCCTGGACCCACCTGAGCGATCATCTGCCGCTTTCGGTGGAAGTGCATTTGTGA
- a CDS encoding NADP-dependent glyceraldehyde-3-phosphate dehydrogenase, producing the protein MTTAPFLANLFPSAADIPDAYRLEGQIEQREYLVDGVLKTWQGPLAVVRSPVYLAGELGDEQVILGGTPLLDAETALTALDAAVRAYDRGQGQWPTMRVAERIRHVETFLARMREQREAVVKLLMWEIGKNLKDSQKEFDRTCDYIVDTINALKELDRRSSRFELEQDTLGQIRRVPLGVALCMGPYNYPLNETFTTLIPALIMGNTVVFKPAKLGVLLIRPLLEAFRDSFPAGVINVIYGSGRETVSALMASGKVDIFAFIGTNKAASDLKKLHPRPHRLRAALGLDAKNPGLVLPEVDLDNAVSEALTGSLSFNGQRCTALKILFVHEDVAPAFIEKFNARLAALKPGMPWEDGVALTPLPEASKVDYLHSLVADATAKGAAVTNAHGGESRSSFFYPAVLYPVNTAMRVYHEEQFGPVVPIVPYRDLNTVIDYVLESDFGQQLSIFGTNPAEIGKLVDTFANQVGRININAQCQRGPDTFPFNGRKNSAEGTLSVHDALRTFSIRTLVATKFQDSNKALISDIIRERDSNFLTTDYIF; encoded by the coding sequence ATGACCACAGCCCCCTTTCTTGCCAACCTGTTCCCCAGTGCCGCCGACATCCCGGACGCTTACCGCCTCGAGGGACAGATCGAGCAGCGCGAATACCTGGTCGATGGTGTCTTGAAAACCTGGCAGGGCCCCTTGGCCGTGGTGCGCAGTCCGGTCTACCTGGCCGGCGAACTGGGTGACGAGCAGGTGATACTCGGCGGTACGCCGCTGCTGGATGCCGAGACCGCCCTCACCGCACTGGATGCGGCCGTCCGGGCCTATGACCGCGGCCAGGGCCAGTGGCCAACGATGCGCGTCGCCGAACGCATCCGTCACGTTGAAACCTTCCTGGCGCGCATGCGTGAGCAACGCGAAGCGGTGGTCAAGTTGCTGATGTGGGAAATCGGCAAGAACCTCAAGGACTCCCAGAAGGAATTCGACCGTACCTGCGACTACATCGTCGACACCATCAATGCCCTCAAGGAATTGGACCGCCGCTCCAGTCGCTTCGAGCTGGAACAAGACACCCTCGGCCAGATCCGTCGTGTGCCGCTGGGCGTAGCCTTGTGCATGGGGCCTTACAACTATCCGCTGAACGAGACCTTCACCACGCTGATTCCCGCCTTGATCATGGGCAACACCGTGGTGTTCAAACCGGCCAAACTCGGCGTACTGCTGATCCGTCCACTGCTGGAGGCCTTCCGCGACAGCTTCCCGGCGGGCGTGATCAATGTGATCTACGGCAGCGGCCGGGAAACCGTCAGCGCGTTGATGGCCAGCGGCAAGGTCGACATCTTCGCCTTCATCGGCACTAACAAGGCTGCCAGTGACTTGAAGAAGCTCCACCCGCGCCCGCATCGCTTGCGTGCTGCCCTGGGGCTGGACGCGAAGAATCCCGGGCTGGTGTTGCCGGAAGTCGACCTGGACAACGCGGTCAGCGAGGCGTTGACCGGCTCGCTGTCATTCAACGGCCAGCGCTGCACGGCATTGAAAATCCTCTTTGTCCATGAAGACGTGGCACCGGCGTTCATCGAGAAATTCAACGCCCGACTCGCCGCCCTGAAGCCCGGCATGCCGTGGGAAGACGGCGTGGCGCTGACGCCGTTGCCCGAGGCAAGCAAGGTCGATTACCTGCATTCGCTGGTGGCCGATGCGACCGCCAAAGGCGCCGCGGTGACGAATGCACACGGTGGCGAATCGCGCAGTTCGTTCTTCTACCCGGCCGTGCTCTATCCGGTGAACACCGCGATGCGGGTCTACCACGAAGAACAGTTCGGTCCCGTCGTCCCCATCGTGCCGTACCGGGACCTCAATACCGTGATCGATTATGTACTCGAATCCGACTTCGGCCAGCAGCTCAGCATTTTCGGTACCAACCCGGCCGAAATCGGCAAGCTCGTGGACACCTTCGCCAACCAGGTCGGACGCATCAACATCAACGCCCAGTGCCAGCGCGGCCCGGACACCTTCCCGTTCAACGGCAGGAAAAACTCCGCCGAGGGCACTTTGTCCGTTCACGATGCGCTGCGCACGTTTTCGATCCGCACGCTGGTGGCGACCAAGTTCCAGGACAGCAATAAGGCATTGATCAGCGACATCATCCGCGAGCGGGATTCGAACTTCCTGACCACCGACTACATCTTCTGA